The Helicobacter pylori genome includes a window with the following:
- a CDS encoding DUF3240 family protein has product MLALEIYIDLCLKDALIDYLFEKGFDDFFYVECYKYAASSLLLSQKEQVSGRKDYAKFKLFLSDEVALSLAQALKNQFASKDMKLFYSQTHGL; this is encoded by the coding sequence ATGCTCGCTTTAGAAATTTATATTGATCTTTGTTTGAAAGACGCTCTAATAGATTATTTGTTTGAAAAAGGCTTTGATGATTTTTTTTATGTGGAATGCTATAAATACGCCGCTTCTTCACTGCTTTTAAGCCAAAAAGAACAGGTGAGTGGGCGCAAAGACTACGCTAAATTCAAGCTTTTTTTAAGCGATGAAGTGGCTTTATCTCTAGCCCAAGCGCTAAAAAATCAGTTCGCTTCTAAAGACATGAAATTGTTTTATTCTCAAACGCATGGGTTGTAA
- a CDS encoding efflux RND transporter permease subunit: MLASIIEFSLRQRIIVIVGAILVLFFGTYSFINTPVDAFPDISPTQVKIILKLPGSSPEEMENNIVRPLELELLGLKGQKSLRSISKYSISDITIDFDDSVDIYLARNIVNERLSSVMKDLPMGVEGGMAPIVTPLSDIFMFTIDGNITEIEKRQLLDFVIRPQLRMISGVADVNSIGGFSRAFVIVPDFNDMARLGISISDLEEAVRVNLRNSGAGRVDRDGETFLVKIQTASLSLEDIGKITVSTNLGHLHIKDFAKVISQSRTRLGFVTKDGVGETTEGLVLSLKEANTKEIITQVYQKLEELKPFLPSGVSINVFYDRSEFTQKAIATVSKTLIEAVVLIVITLFLFLGNLRASVAVGVILPLSLSVAFIFIKMSDLTLNLMSLGGLIIAIGMLIDSAVVVVENAFETLSANTKTTKLHAIYRSCKEIAVSVVSGVVIIIVFFVPILTLQGLEGKMFRPLAQSIVYALLGTLVLSITIIPVVSSLVLKATPHSETFLTRFLNRIYAPLLEFFVHNPKKVISGAFVFLIASLSLFPFVGKNFMPALDEGDVVLSVETTPSISLDQSRDLMLNIESAIKKHVKEVKSIVACTGSDELGLDLGGLNQTDTFISFIPKKEWSVKTKDELLEKITDSLKDFKGINFSFTQPIEMRISEMLTGVRGDLAVKIFGDDISELNRLSFQIAQALKGIKGSSEVLTTLNEGVNYLYVTPNKEAMADVGITSDEFSKFLKSALEGLIVDVIPTGISRTPVMIRQESDFASSITKIKSLALTSKHGVLVPITSIAKIEEVDGPVSIVRENSMRMSVVRSNVVGRDLNSFVEEAKKVIAQNIKLPSSYYITYGGQFENQQRANKRLSTVIPLSILAIFFILFFTFRSIPLALLILLNIPFAVTGGLIALFAVGEYISVPASVGFIALFGIAVLNGVVMIGYFKELLLQGKSVEECVLLGAKRRLRPVLMTACIAGLGLIPLLFSHSVGSEVQKPLAIVVLGGLVTSSALTLLLLPPMFMLIAKKIKIN; encoded by the coding sequence ATGCTCGCTTCCATTATTGAATTTTCCTTACGCCAGCGAATAATCGTGATTGTTGGCGCGATTCTTGTTTTGTTTTTTGGGACTTATAGTTTTATCAACACTCCAGTAGATGCTTTCCCGGATATTTCGCCCACTCAAGTTAAAATCATTTTAAAACTCCCTGGCTCTAGCCCTGAAGAAATGGAAAACAACATCGTGCGCCCTTTAGAATTGGAGCTTTTAGGGCTAAAAGGGCAAAAATCTTTAAGAAGTATTTCAAAATATTCTATTTCAGACATTACGATAGATTTTGATGACAGCGTGGATATTTATTTAGCGAGAAATATTGTTAATGAACGCTTGAGCAGCGTGATGAAAGATTTACCCATGGGGGTTGAAGGGGGCATGGCGCCCATTGTTACGCCGTTGTCAGACATCTTTATGTTCACCATTGATGGCAATATCACCGAAATAGAAAAACGACAGCTTTTAGACTTTGTGATCCGCCCGCAATTAAGAATGATTAGCGGCGTGGCGGATGTCAATTCTATTGGAGGCTTTAGCAGAGCGTTTGTGATTGTGCCGGATTTTAATGACATGGCAAGGCTTGGGATAAGCATTTCTGATTTAGAAGAGGCTGTGAGAGTGAATTTAAGAAACAGCGGAGCGGGGCGCGTGGATAGGGATGGCGAAACTTTTTTAGTCAAAATCCAAACCGCTTCTTTGAGTTTAGAAGACATTGGCAAAATCACCGTTTCCACTAATTTAGGGCATTTGCACATTAAGGATTTTGCGAAAGTCATCAGCCAGTCTCGCACCCGTTTGGGGTTTGTTACTAAAGATGGCGTGGGTGAGACGACAGAGGGCTTGGTGCTTTCTTTAAAAGAAGCCAACACCAAAGAAATCATCACTCAAGTGTATCAAAAACTAGAGGAATTAAAACCCTTTTTACCGAGCGGCGTTTCCATTAATGTTTTTTATGATCGCTCAGAATTTACGCAAAAAGCCATTGCCACCGTTTCTAAAACGCTCATTGAAGCCGTTGTTTTAATCGTCATCACGCTCTTTTTATTTTTAGGGAATTTGAGAGCGAGCGTGGCTGTGGGGGTGATTTTACCCTTAAGCTTGTCCGTGGCGTTTATTTTTATCAAGATGAGCGATTTGACTTTAAACTTGATGAGTTTAGGGGGGTTGATTATCGCTATAGGCATGCTCATTGACTCAGCCGTGGTGGTGGTGGAAAACGCTTTTGAAACATTAAGTGCTAACACTAAAACCACTAAACTCCATGCGATCTATCGCTCTTGTAAAGAAATCGCCGTTTCAGTGGTGAGCGGGGTGGTGATTATTATTGTGTTTTTTGTGCCGATTCTAACCTTACAGGGGTTAGAGGGCAAGATGTTTAGGCCTTTAGCGCAAAGCATTGTGTATGCGCTTTTAGGCACTTTAGTTCTATCTATCACTATCATTCCTGTAGTGAGCTCTCTTGTCTTAAAAGCCACGCCCCATAGCGAAACCTTTTTAACGAGGTTTTTAAACAGAATCTATGCCCCTTTATTGGAATTTTTTGTGCATAACCCTAAAAAAGTGATTTCAGGAGCGTTTGTTTTTTTAATCGCAAGCCTTTCTTTATTCCCTTTTGTGGGGAAGAATTTCATGCCTGCTTTAGATGAGGGCGATGTGGTTTTGAGCGTGGAAACCACCCCTTCTATTTCTTTAGATCAATCCAGAGATCTCATGTTAAACATTGAGAGTGCGATTAAAAAGCATGTCAAGGAAGTCAAAAGCATTGTCGCGTGCACAGGGAGCGATGAATTGGGGCTGGATTTAGGGGGCTTGAATCAAACCGATACTTTTATTTCTTTCATCCCTAAAAAAGAATGGAGCGTAAAAACCAAAGATGAATTATTAGAAAAAATCACAGATTCTTTAAAAGACTTTAAGGGGATTAACTTTTCTTTCACCCAACCCATTGAAATGAGGATTTCTGAAATGCTTACAGGGGTTAGGGGGGATTTAGCGGTTAAGATTTTTGGAGATGATATTAGCGAGTTGAATCGATTGAGTTTTCAAATCGCACAAGCTCTAAAAGGGATTAAAGGATCTAGTGAAGTTTTAACCACGCTCAATGAGGGCGTGAATTATTTGTATGTAACCCCCAATAAAGAAGCGATGGCGGATGTGGGGATCACTAGCGATGAATTTTCCAAGTTTTTAAAATCCGCTTTAGAGGGCTTGATCGTGGATGTGATCCCTACAGGGATTTCACGCACGCCGGTGATGATCCGCCAAGAGAGCGATTTTGCAAGCTCTATCACTAAAATCAAAAGTTTAGCCTTGACTTCAAAACATGGCGTTTTAGTGCCTATCACTTCTATCGCTAAGATTGAAGAAGTGGATGGCCCTGTTTCTATCGTGCGTGAAAATTCAATGCGCATGAGCGTGGTTCGCAGTAATGTGGTGGGGCGCGATTTAAACTCTTTTGTAGAAGAGGCTAAAAAAGTGATCGCTCAAAACATCAAACTCCCTTCTAGCTACTATATCACTTATGGGGGGCAGTTTGAAAACCAGCAACGGGCCAATAAAAGGCTTTCCACCGTTATCCCTTTAAGCATCTTAGCGATTTTTTTCATTCTTTTTTTCACTTTTAGAAGCATTCCTTTAGCCTTGCTCATTCTTTTGAATATCCCTTTTGCGGTTACCGGAGGCCTTATTGCGTTGTTTGCGGTAGGGGAGTATATTTCCGTGCCAGCGAGCGTGGGCTTTATCGCTCTTTTTGGGATTGCGGTTTTAAACGGCGTGGTGATGATAGGTTATTTTAAAGAGCTTTTGTTGCAAGGAAAAAGCGTAGAAGAATGCGTTTTATTGGGCGCTAAAAGGCGTTTGAGACCGGTGTTGATGACCGCTTGCATCGCCGGTTTGGGTTTGATACCTTTATTGTTTTCTCATAGCGTGGGATCAGAAGTCCAAAAACCTTTAGCGATCGTGGTGCTTGGGGGCTTAGTCACCTCAAGCGCTCTAACCTTACTCTTACTACCGCCCATGTTTATGCTCATCGCTAAAAAGATTAAAATCAATTAA